ATTGATCGCGACCACGGTGACAAAGACCAGCATCCCGGGGAAGACCATCAGCCACGGCGCGTAGCGCATGAACTCGCGCCCCTCGCTCAGCATGGTCCCCCACTCGGGCGTCGGCGGCTGCACCCCGAGGCCCAGGAAGCCGAGCGACGACGTGTCGAGAATGGCCGAGCCGACATAGAGCGTCGCCAGCACGATGATCGGCGGCAGCGCGTTTGGGAGCACGTGGCGGCGGATCAGGCGCGCGGCCCCGGCCCCCATGGCGCGCCCGGCCTCGATATAGGTGTGCTCGCGAATCGCGATCGCCGTTCCGCGCACGATGCGCGCGAACCGCGGGATGCCGCCGACCCCGACCGCGATCACGACGTTTTGAATGCCGACGCCGAGCACCGCGATGATCAGCAACGCGAGCATGATCGGCGGGAATCCCAGCAGGATGTCGATGGCGCCGGATCCCACGGCATCGACGCGGCCGCCGAGAAAACCCGCGGCCAGGCCCAGCAGCGATCCCAAGACGACCGAGAACGATACGGCCAGCACACCGATCGGCAACGAGATACGAGAGCCGTACAAGAGGCGGCTCAAGAGGTCCCGCCCGTACCGGTCCGTGCCAAACCAGTGCGCGGCGTTGGGCGGCGCGAGCGCGGGCCCCGTCATCATCGCCGAGGGGTCGTAGGGACTCAGCGCCGAGGCCGAGACCGCGGCAAGGGCGAGGACGGCGAGCAGGGCGGCGGCCAGCATGGCCGCCGGATACCGGCGCGCGCGAACGAGGCGCCGCCGCAGCCCCTCCGACCAGGAGCCCGAGCCGGCCGCACGCGCCGCGGGGAACGGTTTGCTAGCCAAAGCGGACCCGCGGATCAATCACGCCGTATAACACGTCGACGAGCACGTTCGACAGCACGTACGCGGCGGTCGTCAGCAGCAGCACGGCCTGGACCACCGGGTAGTCCTTGGTGAGAATCGACGTGACCAGCAGCGCGCCGATGCCCTGGCGCGCGAAGACGGTTTCGGTAATCACGCCGCCGCCGACGAAGAGGCCCAGCAGCAGCCCCATCATGGTCACCACCGGGAAGAGCGCGTTCCGCAGGGCATGGCGCAGCACGACGGTCCGTTCGAGGAGACCCTTGGCGCGGGCCGTCCGGATGTAGTCCTCGCCGCGCACGTCGAGAATGCTGGAGCGGACCAACCGCGCCAAGTTGCCGATGGCGTACGAGCCGAAGACGATCGCCGGCAGGATGAGGACCGGCAGGCCGCTCCCGACGATGGGCACCCATCCGAGCCGTAGACCGAAAAAGTAGATCAGCAGCATCGCGGTCCAATACCCGGGCATGGAGATGCCGACCAGCGCGACAAACATCGCGGCCGCGTCGACCGCTGTGTTCGGATACAACCCGGCCACCAGGCCGAGGAAAAGCCCTCCCCCGATCCCCACAACGAGGCCGGCGCCGGCGAGCTGCAGGCTGGCCGGCAACTGCTGCGCGATGACCTGGGAAACGGGCTGGCCGGTCGCAAACGACTGCCCGAAGTCGCCGTGGAGCGCGTGCACGACGAAATAGACGTACTGCGCCGGCAGCGGCCGGTTCAGCCCCAGTTTCGCCCGCAGGTTTGCCCTGACGGTGTCCGACGCCGGCCGGCCGGACAGCATCAGATTGACCGGGTCCCCCGGGATCAAGTGGAGCACCAGAAACGCGCAGGTCGTGGCGACCACGAGGACGGGCACGGCCCACAGCAGTTTGCGCAGCATGTACCGCGACATGCGACCTCGTGACGCTCAGGCGCCGCCGAACGGCGCGCTCAGGCTACAGATGCGCCGTAGAACAGCACTTGCCAGTAGCCTTGCGCCCACTTGAGATTGCGGACGGCGCGCCGGAAGCCCACCGGCTGCGGACTCACGTGGACCGGAAACATGAGCCCGCGGTCCAGGACCACGCGTTGAATATCGGCGAGCGTCTTGGCTCGCTGCCTGGAGTCGATCTGGCCGTCGGCCACGCGCAGCAGCCGGTCCAGCTCGGGCGAGCCGAACCGCGACCAGTTGAACTTGAACTTGCCGGGCGCCGGGATGTTTCGGGAAAAGAGAGGGATGTCGAGGACGCTGGGGTCGACGGCCACCCACCGGATTTCGCCGATATTGTACTGGCCGTGCATGACCATCTCGTCCTGCCGCGCCTTGGTCACCCGTTCCACGTTGAGCTTGATGCCGACATCTTTGACGGCCGCCTGAACGGCCACCTCGAGGTCGGGTTCGAGCAGCGTGATGAAGTGGATCTCGAGCGGCCGGCCGTTCTTCGTGCGCACGCCGCCCGGTCCCATCGTCCAGCCCGCCTCGTCCAGCAGCTGCCGCGCCTTGGCCGGGTCGTAGGCAAACATCTTTTCGACGCCCGGCCAGTAGCCCGGGGTCGTCGGCGTGATCGGCCCGTACGCCGGCTTGGCCACGCCGAAAAAGACCTGCTGCGCGACCTGCGGCCGGTTGATCGCATACATGTAGGCCTGCCGCACGCGCAGGTCGTTGGTCGGCTCCAGCTGTGTGTTGATGAGGTGCGCCAGCGGGATGCCGGACACGTCGCCGATCATCATGTCGAACCCCTGGCTGCCCTGGAAACGCTTCACTTCGATCGGCGGGACCTGGTCACATACGTCGATCTCGCCCTTGTCGAGCGCGGCGACCCGGGTGGAGTTGTCGGGAATGATGCGGACGACCACGCGCCTGAGGGCACTCGGCCCCTGCCGCTTGAACGGACCCGGCGCCCAGTTATAGGCGTCGTTTCGCTCCATCACGACGCGTACGCGCGGCACCCATTCGACGAACTTGAACGGCCCCGTCCCCACCGGATTGCGCGCGAAACCGTCGTTGCCCAATTTTCGCACCGCGGCCGGCGACACGATACTGAGCAGCCACGGGTTGCTCAGATTTGTGAGCGCGGCCGCGAACGGCTCCGTCCAGTTCACCCGGACCGTGTACGGGTCGAGCACGTCCGTGGACTTGTACGGCCCCAGAAAGTCAATCGCGCCCTGCGACCCCAGCTTCGGGTCCATGATCGTGTCAAAGGTAAACTTGACGGCCTCGGCGTTGAACGGCGTCCCGTCGTGGAACTTGACATCGTGCCGCAGCGAGAACGTGATACTCTTGCCGTCTTTCGAGTACTCCCACCGCTGGGCCAGCCACGGATAGAACTTGCCGTCCGTATCGAGGAAGAGCAGGCTCTCGAACATCTGCATGATCGCCTGCGCCTCGTGGCGCGACTGAGTGACGCGGGGATCGAGGGTGGCATAGTCCTGGTCCTCACCCCATGTGACCGTCGCGTCGGAGCGTCCTTGCGCGGACGCCTCCCGGCTCCACCCGGCCAGCGCGGCGCCCCCGAGCGCGGCCCCCGCCGCTCCGCCCAACAGCGTGCGTCGCGAGAACGTCCCGAGTCTCGTGTCCTTCACATCGGCACCCCCATCCGTCCGTCTCATTTCCTCGACTCCAGTAGACCCAGTTCCGCGAGAGCCTTCGCGGCTCCGTCCAAAGTGGAGAGGTCCATCCCGGCGTAGTTGGGAGAAAACACCACGCCCTTGCCTCCCGCGCGGTACGTCGCCAGGACACTGCGGCGCACGATGTCGGGCGTACACCGGGCTTGATCCTCACGCGTGCGCGGCGCGTCGACACCGATGCCCATATAGACGTCCACCTTCCCCTTGACGGCGCGCACCGTCGCCAGGCATTGCCCGTACACGTACGTGTCGGGGTCAAAGCCGGTCTGCACGACCTCGTCCCACGGCGCCTCATCGATGCCGAGAAACCGGTACATGATCGGTGTCATTTGCTGCGGCGTGACGTCCCGTAGAATGGAGCGGTGCCAGTCCGTCATCTCCTTCACGTACACGCCGCCGGCCTGGTGCTGGTAGGTGATCGGCTTGACCCAGTCGCTCCACCCGGTCATTTCCTCCCACGGCCACTGGGCCTTGCGCAGGGGGTTCAGGTGGTTGCGGTTCCACACGTTGAGGCCGAATTTCAACGAGCCCCTGCACCACTTCACGACGCCGTACAGTTCCCGGTCCATGTCCTTGTTCCGTTCGACCCAGAACCGCTCCCAGACCAACAGTTCCGGATGGTAGTACAGGACGCGCAGGAACTCCACGAAGGCGCCGTCGGACAGTTCGCCGCCTGACCGCGCGGTCTGAAAGACGTCGTAGGCCGTGCGGTAGGCGAGCCGCGCCGCCTCGGCGTCGACCCCCCGGGCCGCCGCCAGACGGCGGCAATGCTCGCAGAAGCAGTGCGGCGCGGCGCCGCCGATCAACGCGTCGAGCGGGCTGCGACGCTCGTTGCACCACATCACGCCGTCGATATCGTAGCTGCGGCAATAGTCTTCGACAATTGAGTGCCACCAAGTGCGGTAATCCGGATGGTTGATGCACGGGGCCGCGCCGACGCGATTGAACGCGTCGACCTCGAGCGTCTGGGGGAGGTTCGGCACGGCGACGACGTTCGCCGCGCCGTGGCCTTCGTAGTTGAACAGCGGTTCCATGACCTCCGGGTACACCCGCATGCCCCGCCGCCGGGCTTCCGGAATGACCGTCTCCAGCACGTCGACGCCGTTCAGCGCCTCATCCTGCGCGCGGAAGCCCGTGATGAACGTGTTGCGATAATACTGCGGATGGTCGGCGATGTAGGATCCGCCGCGAAGGGGCTGCGCGTCGCGGGCGCCGTGGTCGGGCCAGCCGTCCAGCTTCCACGAGATCCGGCGCCCGACTTTCAACCCGAGCCACGAGATCGTGCCGATCAGCAGGACGTTGATGCCGAACCGTTCTTTCAACGTGTCGAGCAGCGGCCCGACGCCTTCGTCGACGAAGCTGACGGGGCTGATCTGGATGCCGACGAATTTCTCGGACGCGGTCATGGGCCGCTCACCAATCGTACCAATCCCGGAGCTCTCCGTTGTCGACCAGATGGGCGCCGTCTACGAACACGTGGCGCACCGCGCCGAGGACGCGGACGTCGGTCAACGGATCGCCGTTCACCGTCACGAGGTCCGCGAGCTTCCCTTCCTCCACGGTGCCGAGCCGGTCGGCGTCACCGCGCAGCTCGGCGCTGTTGACGGTCAGCATCTGGATCACGTCGAGCGGTGAGTCAACGGCCTCGTACCGGAGCAGCGCCTCCATCTCGCCCATGATCTCGTCGTGCGGGACGCACGGGCTCCCCGCATCCGTGCCGAAGGCGAATTTGACGCCCGCTTCGCGCATGCGCCGCAGAAACGCGCCCGGCGGAGCCTGCTCGGCCTGCTTTTTGCGCGCCGCGGCGACCTCCGCGGGCATCCCCCTCGCCGGGCCGCGCTCGGTCTGCAGGACCCGGGGTGAAAACGTCGGCACCACAAACATCCGGCGCTCCACAATCCGCGCGAGCACGTCGTCGTCCACCGGACCGCCGTGTTCGATTGAATCGAACCCGGCCGCGACGACGTTCGCGATGGCCTCGCGAATCGAGGCGTGGGCCGTAATGCGGCGTCCGAGCCGGTGCGCTTCGTCCGCCGCCGCGCGCAGTTCGTCGACCGAGTACTGCGGCGTCCGTTCGTTGGCGATGACCTTGATGTGGTCGGCGCCGAGCTTCACCTGTTCGCGAACGGCCGCCCGGATGCCGTCGATGCCGTCGGCTTCGCGGCCGCACCACCAGGTGTGACCGCCCGTGCACATGATGGCCTTGCCGGCGATGAAGAGCCGCGGCCCTTTGAGCAGCCCGCGCCGCAGCGCTTCTTTGGCGTCGACGGCGCTCACACGCATACCGACGTCGCGGAGCGCCGTCAGCCCCACGCGGAGCGACTTGCGCAGATTTGCGGCGGCCTTGATTCCGTTGATGCCGTCGGAGTCGTTCAGCGACTCGTCCCGCAGGATCCCCGTCGGGCCGCCGTCCCACCCCCTGCCGCTCCATCCCACGTGCACGTGGTTATTGGAGAATCCGGGCAGGATCGTCTGGCCCTCGACGTTGAGCGCCGCGGCCCCCGGGGACGCGCCCAATTCGCCGGCCGCCGCGATGCGCGCGATCCGGTTGCCGTCCACCAGCACGTCGGCGGGAACCCGCGCCCCCCGCCGGACGTCCAGCACATGTCCTCCCCTCAACACCACTCGCGCCACGCCGCTTCCTCCCTTCACGTGATGGGGCGCGCCGCCGGCACATCGTGGCGCGCGTAGAACTCTTCCATAACGACGGCCCGGCCGGTCCGGTGTGACTCTTCGCACGCCGCGATCGCGCCGAGGGTCCGGAGGTGATCCGCGCCCGACGGATGAGGCCGGGCGACGCCCTCTTGCAGCTGCGCCGCCACGTGCGCGAGGAGCAGCCGCGCGTCGTCGACGAGCGGCTGCTGATACGGCAGCTCGATCGGCGCCGTCCGTTCCGCGTCCCGGCCGCGGGCGATGTGCAGATCCGCGAACATCTCGCGCTGGACCAGCGCGCCGTTCCCGCAGTCCGTCCGCCACTCGAATGTGGTCATCTTTGTCTGCGCCGACCACGTGCCGATGTACGTGACGAAGATCCCGCCTGCGAACTCAAACACCGCGGACACCGTGGCGTCGTGCCGGTACATGCTCCACGTGGGATTGTGGCACCGGCATGAGACCCGTTCGAGTTCGGCGTCGTAGACGAAGCGCATCGTGTCGAGGTGATGAATGGTCTGTTCGTACAGCATAGGGTGAAGCATCGTCAGCGGATAGCGGTTCAAACCCGGCCGGTAGCCGTCACGATTCCGCCAGTAGACGTAGCGGGCGAACTCGGGGGCGCCGATCTCCCCTCCGCGGAAAATCTCCCGCGCTCTGGCGACGCAGTGCTGGTAACGGAAATTCACCGCGACCGTCAGCGTCCGGCCGGCACCCTCGGCGGCCTCGACGATGCGGATCGCCTCGGCGATGTCAACGGCGAGCGGCTTTTCCGAGAGGAGATGGGCGCCGTGGTCGAAAATGGTACACGCGTCTTCGAATCGGTCCATCGGCGGCGTCGCGAGCACCACGAGGTCGGGGCGCAGGGCCCCGAGCGCGGCGGCGAGCGACGTAAACCAGCCGCCGGCCGCCGGCCCGGTCTCTTGCATGCGAGCAAGCCGCTCGTCCGACCGGTCGACGTAGCCTACGACGTTGACGCGGGGCTCTTCGTCGAGGAGGCGCGCCCAGACGCGCCCGCGGGCCCCGAGGCCGACCAAAAGCGTGCGCAACGGGTCCATATCGGGGCGTTCTGCCGTACCCGCAGGAAATCCTGCCAAATCATCCGAAGGTGGCCATTTATGGTGCGGCGCCGACCGTCCGACGATGCGCCGCCATCCCGAGAGGAGCGACACATGGGCCTGCATGGCATGACCCGCCGAAGCCTACTCCTTGCCACGTGCTCGGCGCTCGCCGGTGCGTCGGCCGCCGGACGCTCTTGGGCGGCCGCGGCGCCCGGCGGCGCGCTGACGATCGCGATGCCCGCCGATGCCGAGCCGGCGTCGCTCGACGGACAAGTCGATCCCTATGTCAGTGCGTGGTTGCTCAACTCCTTTGTCACCGACCCGCTGGTCATGCTGACGTCATCCGGCCGGTACATCCCGATGCTGGCCACGGGGTGGACGACCGCCGCCGATGGCCGCGTCTGGACACTCTCGCTGCGCCAAGGTCTCGTCTTTCAGGACGGCACGCCGTTCGACGCCGAGGCCGTGAAGTTCAACATCGACCGCGTCATGAACCCGGAGACGCACTCGGCGCTGATGGCGAGCTATCTCGGCGTGAAAAATTACCTCAAGACCGAGGTGGTCGACCGCCTGACGGTTCGTGTCATTTATGGTTCCCCGGTTCCCGCGCTGCTGTACGGACTCAGCATCTTTCCGCTGTGGTCACCCACCGCGGTCAGGCAGTTTGGGAGCGGCTTCCAGCAGCACCTCGTTGGTGAAGGCGCCTTTCGGCTGGCCGGCTGGGCGCGCGGCGACAACGTCCGCTTCGTGAGGAACCCCGCCTATCACGGGGCCCGCCCGTGGCAGGAGCACGAGGGGGCGCCGTTTCTCGAAAGCATTACGGTACGATTTGTCGGCGATCAAGGCGTGCTCGGACAGATCCTCAAGACGGGCGAGGCCAATCTCGTCGCGGGTCTGCCGGCGCAGGCGGTCGGCACATATGCCAACCAGCCCGGCTACGAGGTCGTGGCGGGGTACCAGTCCGGCAACGGCATGATGTTCTCGATGAATACGGCGCGCCCTGCGCTGAACGACGTGAGGGTGAGGCGCGCCCTGCGCTACGCCTACGATCAAGACCGGATGAACCAGACGCTGTACGGCGGCAGCTACGTGACCGTCAGGGGCCCGCTGACGAAGTACACGCTGTACTATTGGAAGGGCGCCGAGAACGCGTACCGGCTCGATCCGGGCCGCGCCCGCTCGCTCCTCGATGAAGCCGGCTGGAAAGACAATCCGCGCACCGGCGTTCGGGAAAAAGACGGCCGGCCCTTGACGCTGACGATCGTGATGCTGCACCACAAGGAGATCGGCGAATACCTTGCGGCCCAGCTGCGCGCCGTTGGCGTGGACCTGCGGGTCGAAGTCGTTCCCGGCCCGGTACAGCTGCAGCGCGCGTTCAGCGGCGACTTTGACATCATCTACGAACGGCTGCGGAGCTATGAGCCCGACATCCTCGCCGACGAATTCTACTCCAAGAACTACCGTCCGGGAGGGTGGGCGTGGACGCGCTATCAGAACGCCGCGCTCGACAAGGTCCTGCTCGAGACACAGTCCACCACGGATCCGGCGCGGAGGCGGGCGCTCTTCACCGAAGCGCAGAAGACGGTGACGGAGCAGGCCCTCTACCTCCCGACACTCGACGATCCACAGTATTACGCGATGACGCGGAAGGTCCGCGGCTTTCGGCTCGGCGCGATCGGCTCATGGTACTTCGTCAACGACGTGTCGATCAGCACGTAGCCCGCCGGCGCGCCGGGACGGTCTGAGATGGCGGGGTACATCGGACAACGGGTGGCCGTCCTGATCCCGGTCGTCGGGCTGGTCTTCACCGTCGTATTCGCCATCATGCACGCGCTGCCCGGAGACCCGGTGCAGCTGATGCTTGCCGGCGCCGAGGCCGGCGTCACCACGCCGGAGCGCATCGCGCAGCTGCGGACCAGCATGGGCCTCGACCAACCGCTGTATGTGCAGTACGGCCGTTTCATCGCCCACGCGCTGCGCGGCGACCTGGGCGAATCGATACGGTTTCAGTCGCCGGTGAATGAATTGATCACCGGGGCCTCGCTGCAGACCTTCCAGCTGAGCCTCGCCGGAATGGCGGCGGCGCTCCTGATCGGCATCCCGCTCGGCATCCTCGCCGGCATCCACGAAAACACGTGGTTGGACAACGCGGCGATGTTCGTCTCGCTGCTCGGCGTCTCCATGCCGCTGTTCTGGCTGGCGCTGCTGTTGATTCTTCTGGTGGCCATCCATCTGCAGTGGCTCCCGGCGATCAGCGGCCAACAGCTTCGGGGGCTCGTCCTTCCCGCCTTCACGCTCGGGTTCGTCGCCGCCGGTCTCATCAGCCGGCTGATGCGCGCCAGCCTGATCGAGGCGCTCCGGCACGATTACGTCCGCACCGCGCTGGCGAAAGGGCTTCGCCGCCGGGTGGTCACCTCGAAACACGCGCTCCGCAACGCGCTGATTCCGGTGATCACCGTCGCCGGGCTTCAGTTCGGCGGCATGCTGAGCGGCGCGGTGATCACCGAAACCATATTCAGCCGGCCGGGCCTCGGCTCGCTCATCGTCAAGGCGATCCTGTGGCACGATTACCCGCTCATCCAAGGCGCGGTGTTGCTCACCTCGGTGGCGTACGTCTTGGTCAATCTGGGCATCGACCTGTTGTACGCGTTGATCGATCCTCGGATCCGCTATGCCTGAGGTCGCCGCAAGCCGCCTGCCGAAGACCGTACAGCCGTCGCGACGGGCGGGCCGCGGGTCTTCGATCACATGGAAGATCTTTGTGCGGAACAAAGGAGCGCTCGCGGGCGCCGTCATTCTGGCCGGATGGATCGCCGTCGCGGTCCTGGCGCCCCACGTCGTCCCGTTCGACCCGCTCGGACTCGTCGCACCGAGCCGGCAGCCGCCCTCGCTCGCTCATCCAATGGGAACGGATCTGCTCGGCCGCGATATCTTCAGCCGCCTGATCTTCGGCGCGCGGCTCTCGCTTGCCATCGGGCTGATCAGCGTCGTCATCGGCATGACCGCCGGGTCGCTCATGGGCCTCGTGGCCGGCTACTATGGCCGCCGGCTCGACGCGACGCTGATGCGCATTGTGGATGCGATGCTGGCGTTTCCGGGCCTGCTGCTCGCCCTCGTCGTGATCGCCTCCCTCGGGCCGGGACTGGTCAACGTCATGCTGGCGGTCGGCATTTCGTCCGTGCCGCTCTACGCACGGCTCGTCCGGGGGTCCTGCCTCACGGTGCGTGAGGTCGAATATGTGCAGGCGGCGCGGGCGCTCGGCGGTCGGGACCGCCGCATCATGTTCCGGCACATCCTACCCAACGTGCTCGGTCCGCTCGTCGTCCTGTCTACCCTGCAGGTCGGGAGTGCGATCCTCGTCGGGTCGGCCCTCAGCTACCTCGGCATGGGCGCGCAGCCCCCCACGCCTGAATGGGGGCTCATGACCTCCGACGGGCAACCGTACCTGGCCTCGGCATGGTGGATCTCCACGTTCCCGGGATTTGCGATCTTTTCCGCGGCGATGGCCGTGAACTTGCTGGGGGACGGCCTCCGCGCGGCGCTCGATCCCCGGTCGACCTACCGATGAGCCGCGCCGGCCGCCCGGGATCGGTACGCGTTGGGATTATCGGGGCGGGCATCGCGGGAGAGCGCCACGCCGCCGCGTTTGGCGCCCATCCGGACGCGATCGTCGCCGCCGTCGTGGACGTCGATCCCGAGCGGGGACGGCCGCTCGCGGCGCGATTCGGCGCCGCCTGGTTCGCCGACTATCGGGACGCGTTCGCGCACGGCATCGATGCGGCAGTGGTCTGCCTCCCGCACGCGCTGCATGCCGGCTGCGCACTGGAGGCGGCGCGGGCGAAGATTCATCTGCTGCTCGAGAAACCGATCGCCAACACCATTGAGGACGCCCACCGCATCGTGGACGCGGCCGGCGCGGCGGACACCCGGTTGATGATCGGTTACGTCCACCGGTTTCGCCCTGAAGTGCAGGCGGCCCGCGAGCTGATCCGGGCGGGACGTCTGGGGCGGCCGGCCACAGCGCTCGATCGGTTCATCAGCGGCGGCATGCGCGACACGCCCGGGTGGGTATGGGACCGGTCGCTGGCCGGCGGCGGCGTCGTGATGTACGGCGGCGTGCACGCGATCGACCGCCTGCGCTGGCTGCTGGACGACGAAATCACCGAAGTCTATGCGCGATCCTCGACGTACAGTAACGCCGCGGACGTCGAGGACGGGCTGTGCGCGGTCCTGACGTTCGCGTCCGGCGCGACCGCGGTCCTGTACGAAAACGCGCCCGGGTATGGGCGGCTTGGACCGTGGACGACCGAGGTGTTCGGCAGCGAAGGCGCGCTCATCATCACGACCGGGGCGAGCGTGGAGTGCCGTACCGCCCGGGGTGCCGAGCGGCAGACGTACAGCGAGGATCGGCGGTTTGAACGTCAGGCCGAGGAGTTCCTCGGCGCCATCCGCGAGCGCCGGCGGCCGTCCGTGGACGGTTACGACGGGATCCGCGGCCTTGAAGTGGCGCTGGCCCTGTACCGGTCGGCCCGGTCGGGCAGGCCGGCGCCTGTCTAGCCGGTCACAGGCGCGAACGGCGGCTCAGCGCGGCGCCGTCAAAAACGCCGACAGCAGGTCGACACAGGCCTCCAGGTCCGTCTCATCCACCGTTTCATATGGGCTGTGCGTGTACCGACACGGGAAGGCGACCATCGCCGTGGGGATCCCTTCCTGCAGCCATTCCCGGCCATCGCTCGAAAAGTTTTGGAAGACCGCGTGCTGCAGCGAAATACCGGCGGTCGAGGCGCAGCGGGCCAGCCCCGCGGTGAGACCGGCACTGTAGGCGACAGCCATGTCTTTGTGCACTACGACCGGTCCCCGGCCGAGCCCGACGGGCATTTGACGTTCGTCGACGAGCGGCACGTCGCCGGCCAGGCCGACTTCCAGGACGAGACCGAG
The window above is part of the bacterium genome. Proteins encoded here:
- a CDS encoding amidohydrolase family protein — protein: MARVVLRGGHVLDVRRGARVPADVLVDGNRIARIAAAGELGASPGAAALNVEGQTILPGFSNNHVHVGWSGRGWDGGPTGILRDESLNDSDGINGIKAAANLRKSLRVGLTALRDVGMRVSAVDAKEALRRGLLKGPRLFIAGKAIMCTGGHTWWCGREADGIDGIRAAVREQVKLGADHIKVIANERTPQYSVDELRAAADEAHRLGRRITAHASIREAIANVVAAGFDSIEHGGPVDDDVLARIVERRMFVVPTFSPRVLQTERGPARGMPAEVAAARKKQAEQAPPGAFLRRMREAGVKFAFGTDAGSPCVPHDEIMGEMEALLRYEAVDSPLDVIQMLTVNSAELRGDADRLGTVEEGKLADLVTVNGDPLTDVRVLGAVRHVFVDGAHLVDNGELRDWYDW
- a CDS encoding ABC transporter permease, with the translated sequence MTWKIFVRNKGALAGAVILAGWIAVAVLAPHVVPFDPLGLVAPSRQPPSLAHPMGTDLLGRDIFSRLIFGARLSLAIGLISVVIGMTAGSLMGLVAGYYGRRLDATLMRIVDAMLAFPGLLLALVVIASLGPGLVNVMLAVGISSVPLYARLVRGSCLTVREVEYVQAARALGGRDRRIMFRHILPNVLGPLVVLSTLQVGSAILVGSALSYLGMGAQPPTPEWGLMTSDGQPYLASAWWISTFPGFAIFSAAMAVNLLGDGLRAALDPRSTYR
- a CDS encoding ABC transporter substrate-binding protein, translating into MGLHGMTRRSLLLATCSALAGASAAGRSWAAAAPGGALTIAMPADAEPASLDGQVDPYVSAWLLNSFVTDPLVMLTSSGRYIPMLATGWTTAADGRVWTLSLRQGLVFQDGTPFDAEAVKFNIDRVMNPETHSALMASYLGVKNYLKTEVVDRLTVRVIYGSPVPALLYGLSIFPLWSPTAVRQFGSGFQQHLVGEGAFRLAGWARGDNVRFVRNPAYHGARPWQEHEGAPFLESITVRFVGDQGVLGQILKTGEANLVAGLPAQAVGTYANQPGYEVVAGYQSGNGMMFSMNTARPALNDVRVRRALRYAYDQDRMNQTLYGGSYVTVRGPLTKYTLYYWKGAENAYRLDPGRARSLLDEAGWKDNPRTGVREKDGRPLTLTIVMLHHKEIGEYLAAQLRAVGVDLRVEVVPGPVQLQRAFSGDFDIIYERLRSYEPDILADEFYSKNYRPGGWAWTRYQNAALDKVLLETQSTTDPARRRALFTEAQKTVTEQALYLPTLDDPQYYAMTRKVRGFRLGAIGSWYFVNDVSIST
- a CDS encoding ABC transporter permease, with protein sequence MAGYIGQRVAVLIPVVGLVFTVVFAIMHALPGDPVQLMLAGAEAGVTTPERIAQLRTSMGLDQPLYVQYGRFIAHALRGDLGESIRFQSPVNELITGASLQTFQLSLAGMAAALLIGIPLGILAGIHENTWLDNAAMFVSLLGVSMPLFWLALLLILLVAIHLQWLPAISGQQLRGLVLPAFTLGFVAAGLISRLMRASLIEALRHDYVRTALAKGLRRRVVTSKHALRNALIPVITVAGLQFGGMLSGAVITETIFSRPGLGSLIVKAILWHDYPLIQGAVLLTSVAYVLVNLGIDLLYALIDPRIRYA
- a CDS encoding Gfo/Idh/MocA family oxidoreductase yields the protein MSRAGRPGSVRVGIIGAGIAGERHAAAFGAHPDAIVAAVVDVDPERGRPLAARFGAAWFADYRDAFAHGIDAAVVCLPHALHAGCALEAARAKIHLLLEKPIANTIEDAHRIVDAAGAADTRLMIGYVHRFRPEVQAARELIRAGRLGRPATALDRFISGGMRDTPGWVWDRSLAGGGVVMYGGVHAIDRLRWLLDDEITEVYARSSTYSNAADVEDGLCAVLTFASGATAVLYENAPGYGRLGPWTTEVFGSEGALIITTGASVECRTARGAERQTYSEDRRFERQAEEFLGAIRERRRPSVDGYDGIRGLEVALALYRSARSGRPAPV
- a CDS encoding ABC transporter permease, which codes for MASKPFPAARAAGSGSWSEGLRRRLVRARRYPAAMLAAALLAVLALAAVSASALSPYDPSAMMTGPALAPPNAAHWFGTDRYGRDLLSRLLYGSRISLPIGVLAVSFSVVLGSLLGLAAGFLGGRVDAVGSGAIDILLGFPPIMLALLIIAVLGVGIQNVVIAVGVGGIPRFARIVRGTAIAIREHTYIEAGRAMGAGAARLIRRHVLPNALPPIIVLATLYVGSAILDTSSLGFLGLGVQPPTPEWGTMLSEGREFMRYAPWLMVFPGMLVFVTVVAINLVGDYLRAVLDPRLKGR
- a CDS encoding Gfo/Idh/MocA family oxidoreductase; translated protein: MDPLRTLLVGLGARGRVWARLLDEEPRVNVVGYVDRSDERLARMQETGPAAGGWFTSLAAALGALRPDLVVLATPPMDRFEDACTIFDHGAHLLSEKPLAVDIAEAIRIVEAAEGAGRTLTVAVNFRYQHCVARAREIFRGGEIGAPEFARYVYWRNRDGYRPGLNRYPLTMLHPMLYEQTIHHLDTMRFVYDAELERVSCRCHNPTWSMYRHDATVSAVFEFAGGIFVTYIGTWSAQTKMTTFEWRTDCGNGALVQREMFADLHIARGRDAERTAPIELPYQQPLVDDARLLLAHVAAQLQEGVARPHPSGADHLRTLGAIAACEESHRTGRAVVMEEFYARHDVPAARPIT
- a CDS encoding ABC transporter substrate-binding protein — translated: MKDTRLGTFSRRTLLGGAAGAALGGAALAGWSREASAQGRSDATVTWGEDQDYATLDPRVTQSRHEAQAIMQMFESLLFLDTDGKFYPWLAQRWEYSKDGKSITFSLRHDVKFHDGTPFNAEAVKFTFDTIMDPKLGSQGAIDFLGPYKSTDVLDPYTVRVNWTEPFAAALTNLSNPWLLSIVSPAAVRKLGNDGFARNPVGTGPFKFVEWVPRVRVVMERNDAYNWAPGPFKRQGPSALRRVVVRIIPDNSTRVAALDKGEIDVCDQVPPIEVKRFQGSQGFDMMIGDVSGIPLAHLINTQLEPTNDLRVRQAYMYAINRPQVAQQVFFGVAKPAYGPITPTTPGYWPGVEKMFAYDPAKARQLLDEAGWTMGPGGVRTKNGRPLEIHFITLLEPDLEVAVQAAVKDVGIKLNVERVTKARQDEMVMHGQYNIGEIRWVAVDPSVLDIPLFSRNIPAPGKFKFNWSRFGSPELDRLLRVADGQIDSRQRAKTLADIQRVVLDRGLMFPVHVSPQPVGFRRAVRNLKWAQGYWQVLFYGASVA
- a CDS encoding ABC transporter permease, which gives rise to MSRYMLRKLLWAVPVLVVATTCAFLVLHLIPGDPVNLMLSGRPASDTVRANLRAKLGLNRPLPAQYVYFVVHALHGDFGQSFATGQPVSQVIAQQLPASLQLAGAGLVVGIGGGLFLGLVAGLYPNTAVDAAAMFVALVGISMPGYWTAMLLIYFFGLRLGWVPIVGSGLPVLILPAIVFGSYAIGNLARLVRSSILDVRGEDYIRTARAKGLLERTVVLRHALRNALFPVVTMMGLLLGLFVGGGVITETVFARQGIGALLVTSILTKDYPVVQAVLLLTTAAYVLSNVLVDVLYGVIDPRVRFG